The following proteins are encoded in a genomic region of Planococcus lenghuensis:
- the mraZ gene encoding division/cell wall cluster transcriptional repressor MraZ codes for MFMGEYQHTVDAKGRIIVPSKFREQLGEAFVLTRGLDNCLFGYPMEEWRKMEEKLKALPVTKRDARAFTRFFFSGATEVELDKQGRVNVPPMLRSYANLEKDCIVLGVSNRFEIWSQGAWEKYFTESEDSFNDIAEELIDFDI; via the coding sequence ATGTTCATGGGCGAATATCAGCACACAGTTGATGCGAAGGGCAGAATCATCGTGCCTTCGAAATTCCGTGAACAGCTCGGGGAAGCATTTGTGCTGACCCGGGGCCTTGACAATTGCTTATTCGGTTATCCGATGGAAGAGTGGCGGAAGATGGAAGAGAAATTGAAAGCCCTTCCTGTCACAAAGCGCGACGCACGGGCTTTTACCCGTTTTTTCTTCTCTGGCGCCACGGAAGTGGAGCTTGATAAGCAGGGACGTGTGAATGTACCGCCCATGCTCCGCAGCTATGCGAATCTTGAAAAAGACTGCATCGTCCTCGGCGTATCGAACCGCTTTGAAATATGGTCACAGGGTGCCTGGGAAAAGTATTTTACTGAATCCGAGGATTCATTCAATGACATTGCAGAAGAATTGATTGATTTTGACATCTAA